TCGCGACTTCATGCTCATCGGCTATTTCGGTTCACCAATTCACGGCTATGACATTGATCAATTGATCCAAAGCATCAGCGAATATATTGATGCAATGGATATTCAGAAGGTCGCATTAGTCGGCGTCGGAAATTTAGGTCGTGCAATTTTAGATTATTTTCAAGGACGAGCCGATAAATTGGCGATCACGGCTATATTTGACCGTAATCCAGAAAAAGTTGGTCGCGTTTTGCATGGTGTTCATTGTTATCCAACGGAAAAAATCCAGGAAATCGTGAAAGCGGAAGGAATTAACGTTGCCATCATCACCGTTCCGAAAAGTGACGCACAGGATGTTGCAGATCGTTTAGTTCAGGCTGGAGTATGCGGCATAGTCAATTATGCTCCGATCAAACTTAACTTATTTCCTGAAATCTATGTTGTCAATCGAGATATGTTGTTGACTGTCGAAAAGGTCGCTTTTTTTGCACGGCGTCATATAAGAAAGG
This is a stretch of genomic DNA from Candidatus Marinimicrobia bacterium CG08_land_8_20_14_0_20_45_22. It encodes these proteins:
- a CDS encoding redox-sensing transcriptional repressor Rex; protein product: MKRKNSKTVPEKNIERLLLYRRLLSNLRLESKKNVFSHQLAQMSGASPVQVRRDFMLIGYFGSPIHGYDIDQLIQSISEYIDAMDIQKVALVGVGNLGRAILDYFQGRADKLAITAIFDRNPEKVGRVLHGVHCYPTEKIQEIVKAEGINVAIITVPKSDAQDVADRLVQAGVCGIVNYAPIKLNLFPEIYVVNRDMLLTVEKVAFFARRHIRKESLS